In a genomic window of Acropora muricata isolate sample 2 chromosome 2, ASM3666990v1, whole genome shotgun sequence:
- the LOC136908816 gene encoding uncharacterized protein gives MEGGMQYTLDFQNQWGHRQLVRKGGERSPLERELRIAKQDQYGNIVYDPNMVVPETYDFVVSTVTGNIIPNLSSGLSTYTAKEYLPENLKEKEGQLWKLKNATTYYKETISLTYPKEMELHPDPNNENHFGIRPVEDVDVEPAKFRQMLRCLPWLKMYSYEDLKKIKSERELTAQREQEEHTPM, from the exons ATGGAAGGAGGAATGCAATACACCCTGGACTTCCAAAATCAATGGGGACATCGACAACTTGTAAGAAAAGGAGGAGAACGTAGCCCGCTCGAAAGAGAGCTTAGGATTGCCAAACAAGACCAATATGGAAATATAGTGTATGATCCAAACATGGTGGTTCCAGAAACCTATGACTTTGTTGTCAGCACTGTGACTGGAAACATTATACCTAATTTGTCATCTG GGCTTAGCACGTATACTGCCAAAGAATATCTTCCCGAGAATCTCAAGGAAAAAGAAGGACAGCTGTGGAAACTTAAAAATGCGACTACTTATTATAAAGAAACGATAAGTCTGACGTATCCCAAAGAAATGGAGTTACATCCTGATCCGAACAACGAGAATCACTTTGGCATAAGACCAGTGGAAGATGTTGACGTGGAACCTGCGAAATTTAGACAG aTGTTACGATGCCTTCCCTGGCTGAAAATGTACTCATATGAAGACCTGAAGAAGATTAAAAGTGAGAGAGAATTAACAGCACAACGAGAGCAGGAAGAACACACTCCCATGTAA
- the LOC136908815 gene encoding uncharacterized protein codes for MKAMAQMQMKFPSVVYRAGTQQGPSFDFVDNINEVWLVTDPRLYFPLNQDVSQSARGQKGKSLENVCLWRADTTNLKKYFTLKEKFDGICQVELKDSTNANCALKEEKIQEIQRCLKSFEWQKTTVPRCNGGFSLMNVSPMVQAMIVYMRDHCPKTPKDLNFHAELKAASQWCWSDDYKQLVMKKVPVGDCRLKIAAKETLQTWEKKERDLETIKANKMGEDRDSSDESVNEQLSDVREAIGVLKKYIASGASRLSHVNELLKRKVSEPELKIESVTVEPALKHRRQEDTFQTLGRRSKRIFLSGMA; via the exons ATGAAAGCAATGGCACAGATGCAAATGAAATTTCCATCGGTCGTGTATAGGGCTGGAACCCAACAAGGTCCATCGTTCGATTTCGTGGACAATATTAACGAAG TTTGGCTGGTTACAGATCCAAGGCTGTATTTCCCCCTCAATCAAGACGTTTCACAATCAGCCAGAGGTCAGAAAGGAAAGAGTCTGGAAAATGTTTGTCTATGGAGAGCAGATACTACCAATTTAAAGAAGTATTTtacactcaaagagaaatttgatGGAATTTGCCAAGTTGAATTAAAA GATTCAACAAATGCGAATTGCGCcctcaaagaagaaaaaatccaagaaattcAAAGATGTTTGAAATCTTTTGAGTGGCAAAAAACAACTGTTCCACGATGCAATGGAGGATTTTCTCTGATGAACGTCAGCCCAATGGTTCAAGCAATGATAGTGTACATGAGAGACCATTGCCCCAAAACCCCTAAGGATCTGAACTTCCACGCTGAACTGAAAGCTGCCAGCCAGTGGTGTTGGTCGGATGACTACAAGCAACTAGTTATGAAGAAAGTCCCTGTTGGTGACTGCCGACTGAAAATTGCTGCCAAAGAAACACTGCAGACTTGGGAGAAAAAGGAGAGAGACCTGGAAACGATCAAAGCCAATAAAATGGGCGAAGACAGGGATTCTTCTGATGAAAGCGTTAACGAGCAGTTATCAG ATGTCAGAGAGGCCATTGGTGTTTTAAAGAAGTATATTGCCAGCGGAG CTTCAAGATTGTCACACGTTAATGAATTGCTAAAGAGGAAG GTCTCAGAACCAGAATTGAAGATTGAAAGTGTCACGGTTGAACCCGCATTAAAACATAGAAGACAGGAAGATACTTTTCAGACGCTTGGAAGACGCTCTAAACGAATATTTCTTAGCGGGATGGCGTAA
- the LOC136908818 gene encoding cyclic AMP-dependent transcription factor ATF-3-like, which translates to MDFPGNSQVGNGLYLESGSVIRAVGNPASDVAIAVDPNFEIADLPVKLELRYVIESKRAANGLECPKTDYRLRDAKNQQLTPDEEQRRKLRRERNKVAASKCRMKRKEHVTTLRKASEELEAANSQLESEIAYLTAEREQLEMMLDAHVCHMEKAAGRGPA; encoded by the exons GTGGGCAATGGACTATATCTAGAATCTGGGTCCGTGATCCGCGCGGTTGGTAACCCCGCCTCCGATGTTGCTATAGCGGTGGACCCTAACTTCGAGATAGCGGATCTTCCAGTGAAGCTAGAACTCCGTTACGTCATTGAATCCAAACGAGCTGCTAATGGCCTGGAATGTCCAAAGACTGACTATCGCTTAAGGGATGCCAAGAATCAACAA CTCACACCGGACGAAGAACAACGACGAAAACTTCGACGAGAGCGAAACAAAGTGGCTGCCTCGAAATGTCGAATGAAGAGAAAGGAACATGTTACTACTTTGAGAAAG GCCTCGGAAGAGCTAGAAGCAGCCAACAGTCAGTTGGAATCTGAAATCGCTTACCTAACAGCAGAGCGAGAACAGCTAGAAATGATGCTCGATGCGCATGTCTGTCATATGGAGAAAGCCGCTGGCAGAGGACCTGCATAA